The Microbacterium limosum genome contains a region encoding:
- a CDS encoding GNAT family N-acetyltransferase translates to MTDPTPTVTRNEDASRYEIHVGDKLAGFAEYKTRPDGRILFTHTETEKEFRGQGLADILASEALSDAAREGATIVPLCPFIAKYLSENEVAGAVIDWPRSSQAQDSASPGESPA, encoded by the coding sequence ATGACCGATCCGACACCGACGGTGACCCGCAACGAGGATGCCTCGCGCTACGAGATCCACGTCGGCGACAAGCTCGCGGGCTTCGCCGAGTACAAGACCCGGCCCGATGGGCGGATCCTGTTCACCCACACGGAGACGGAGAAGGAGTTCCGCGGGCAGGGCCTGGCCGACATCCTCGCCTCCGAGGCGCTGTCGGACGCGGCCCGGGAGGGCGCCACGATCGTTCCGCTGTGCCCGTTCATCGCGAAGTACCTCAGCGAGAACGAGGTCGCGGGCGCCGTGATCGACTGGCCGCGCTCCTCGCAGGCGCAGGACTCCGCGAGCCCCGGAGAATCCCCCGCATGA
- a CDS encoding pirin family protein, which translates to MTRLDAGPEEVEAPAACDGPRALLLTSRDVPLGGVRGMEVHRALPQRDLPMIGAWCFLDRFGPQVARMRVEPHPHIGLQTVTWPFVGEVRHRDTVGSDVLVARGALNLMTSGAGIAHSEYSTGEDAVALDALQLWITLPDARRHGPQAFERHENLPEVTISSPNGEDAGEATVVMGPFGGAESPATVHTPLAGVEVRIAAGASARLPLEPAWEYGLLGVFGDVRVHAHRDAAASALDLAPHDLLYLGIHRSHIDVVAGPEGATVFLLGGEPFADEIVMWWNFVGRSHDEIVAARDEWEADSPRFGHVVGHGSERIPAPPLPHVRLTPRRRRV; encoded by the coding sequence ATGACCCGGCTCGACGCGGGCCCGGAGGAGGTCGAGGCGCCCGCCGCATGCGATGGACCGCGCGCCCTGCTGCTGACCTCGCGCGACGTGCCCCTCGGGGGCGTGCGGGGCATGGAGGTGCACCGCGCGCTCCCGCAGCGCGACCTGCCGATGATCGGCGCGTGGTGCTTCCTCGACCGGTTCGGCCCGCAGGTCGCGCGCATGCGCGTGGAACCCCACCCGCACATCGGCCTGCAGACGGTCACGTGGCCCTTCGTCGGCGAGGTGCGCCACCGCGACACCGTCGGCAGCGACGTCCTCGTCGCCCGTGGCGCCCTCAACCTCATGACCAGCGGCGCCGGAATCGCCCACTCCGAGTACTCCACGGGAGAGGATGCCGTGGCCCTCGACGCCCTGCAGCTCTGGATCACCCTGCCCGACGCGCGGCGGCACGGGCCGCAGGCGTTCGAGCGCCACGAGAACCTGCCCGAGGTGACGATCAGCTCTCCGAACGGCGAGGACGCGGGAGAGGCGACGGTGGTCATGGGGCCCTTCGGCGGGGCGGAATCGCCCGCGACGGTCCACACACCGCTCGCGGGCGTCGAGGTGCGCATCGCGGCGGGCGCAAGCGCCCGCCTGCCGCTCGAACCCGCGTGGGAGTACGGCCTGCTGGGCGTCTTCGGCGACGTACGGGTGCACGCGCATCGGGATGCCGCGGCATCCGCCCTCGACCTCGCCCCGCACGACCTGCTCTACCTCGGCATCCATCGCTCCCACATCGACGTCGTCGCGGGCCCCGAGGGCGCGACGGTGTTCCTGCTCGGAGGAGAGCCCTTCGCCGACGAGATCGTGATGTGGTGGAACTTCGTCGGTCGCAGCCACGACGAGATCGTCGCGGCCCGCGACGAGTGGGAGGCCGACTCGCCCCGCTTCGGCCACGT